The genome window ATCACTTCGTTTGATACAAGCAGACGAACGCCCCGCAATCGTGTTGAACGATGCCGCGGATGTCGAATTCTTCCATTGCCGCCTTCCCGAGGAAAACGGAACTGCTCTGCTGCATCTCGCTTCCGTCAAGGACCTGCGCATCCTCCATTGCGAAAGCTTGAAAGACTGCGAACTCGCCCAAGCGTCCCATAAGACGCTTCCCTGAAGTATGCTAGATCAAAGGGCGATGTCTTCCTCGCCGGAGATATTGAGGTCATCCTGCTTGAAGTCGGCTATGCCCTTCGCCTTGTCGTTCGCGTAGGCGAGAGACTGGGCCCTGGTCGCATAGTGCTTGTAAGTGCTGTTGGCCAGTCGGATGCAGTTTCGAGCAATCCCTAGAGTGCTTGCCTGCAGTCCTTCGAAAGTCGTGACTCGCAGAATCCCTTGCCCGTCGATGAAGACGGAAAAGCCCGATTGCTGGAAGAAGGCGAAAAGGGCGAGCCAGAACGGATCCTCAATCTCGGAGAGGCGGTAACTGCTGCGCACGATGTTTCCGGGAGATTCGGTCTCCTCTTTTCCCAAGTCCTCGACAATTCTTACCGGCGATGCTGCAAAAATGGGATTGGCGGACCCATTCGCTTGCAAGCTGACCGTTTGGCCGTCTCGCAAGCTTAGCTCCAGCTTGCCAAAATGGGTTTGGAAAATCTCTTCTGTGTTCACGTCTTCTTCGATAGTCAGATTCCTAGCATCATGCGTTCCACCTGTTGGGTATCGCTCCCAACGCTGTGCATTGCACGAAAACGGTTTAAGTTGCAGCGCTTCCGAGATGTCCACAAGCTCCTACTTGATCTTAATCGATACGCTTTTGCGACGAATCTGAGAAATACTTGACCTTGAGTCGACAAAGTTAACCAGCATTTGTAAAACTCTAGAGCGTTAACCGAGAACTACACAAAGCTGCGTTCCCTCTCACTCTGATGCGCTCAATTTCTCCCTCTCGGGGCTGGTCGCGCCCACTTCCTGCTTTTGTGAATACGGCTCGAGAAGCGGCTCCTTGAAAAGCAGGACCAACAACAACAGCGCCACGAAGTTAACTCCCAAGCCCAGCGGTTGCCCGTTGAGGAGAGAAAGAAACCAGACACTCCCGAAGGCAAAGTTGAAATTCAGGGAGAGTCCGGAGATCCCAAGCGTAACATAGGCTCCCGCTGCCACGAAATAGGAAAACAGCGGCGAATAGAAAACCGGCACCTGAAGCGAGTAGAAAATCTTGAGGTGAAGCGTTTCGCTGCGGTCCGCGACCAAACGCAGTCCCGCAAATATCCCGTAAACGTAAATCGAGCATGCAATCGCCACGATGATCAGCAAGCCAAGCGAAAAACCTTGCTGAAACAGGGGAGCCGTACTCGTCACTGCTCCCGTAAACCCACCCCCAATCGAGGCGATCAAATGGACGTTCGCGAGCCAGGGTTTCATGACTTTGGCAGCTCTCGCGACGCACCGGGCTCGCGGCTTTCAGGTCGGACCAACAGGTAGATAGCGCTGCCCAAAAACGGAAACAGAAAAATTCCGGTCACCCAAAGTAGCTTGTGCACGCTGCTTAGCTTCGGGTTTCTAAGGCAACTGACCAAGGCGGTCAGCATGAGGGCCAAGAGTCCTCCGAGAATGAGTAGCACGAATATTTCAGCGATGCCGACATTCGTCAGCAGGAGTAGCGGATCAGCGGAACGCATAGGCAGTTGAGTTAGCGGTTTTCTTCGGCGGCGGATACGAGCTTTGGCTCCTTAGCCCCATACGCCTTCCTCTCCAATTCGTGTATTAGATTATTCGATACCGAGTGGCGAAGAGCGAGGTAGGTAATGGGAATTCCGGTCAGCCCACCTCGCATGGTGAAATTCATCATACTATTTCATATTTTTGAGCTTACCCCCTCGCAGCTTCCAGAAAGTTTGATCTTGGGTCACGACATAAAAGTCCATGCGGTGTAGGTAATTTAAGAATACATGAGTCTCCAAGGGGCGTTCCGAAACTACATGGCTCATGGTCAGGGCAGCTAGCGACGCCCCTTCGGGCATGTTGCCGGGACTCTTGTCCAGAACCAAACAGCTGGCGAAGAGCTTCTCCGTACGTTCAATCTCGCCTCCATCTGCCGAAACGCGGAAGCGATAGTGCCCACCCACCAGCACAGCGTCAGGATCGCGGGTGGCAGCGAGAGCGTAGACCAGAAAACCGTCGCCGTCGATATCCGGTAGCACGGCGATGTTGTAGCTGTCGGAACAGAACTCGTCGAAGGCGCCAGAGGCGAGAAGCCGCGCCTTGAAGGCAGCGCTTTGGTAGCGAGTCAGAGCTTGCTTCTCGACCTTTGAAAAGGACGGAGCCTTCTTGCCTTTTTGCTCGATCTGAAAGATCGCCAAGTGTTCGCCGTCGTAGTCGCCCACGAAAGTGACAAGCGAGTTCTTGCCATTGCGTTCCGTGACCCAGCCTCGCAGCGGATACCGAGAAAGGTCGAGGCCTTGGGCCAGCATTAAATCGGTAGCCACTGCTGCCATCTGGTCGCGTTCAAAGATCTCCTTCCCCAGCTTCTCCACATCCTTCACGGAAAAATCCTCGACGGGATTGGCAATCAGCCTTCCCGCCAGCAAGCAGCCTAGGACGAACAAAAGAGGAAAGAAGCGCCTTGTCATATTCTTTCCATCGAGTGACATGTCCGTTTGTATTCTATTTTCAGATACGCACCCAATTTAGGATGCTTGCTCGAGTCGGGACTCCCGCTTAATATCCAGCTCTTCTGGAGTGGGACGGATCACGACCGTGCCAGCAATGAAGTCATGCAGGGCGCGGCGTTTATCGTTGGTCAACATCGTTACGATTTCAGCCAAGAACCACAGTCCCATCACCATGGGCACCCAAGAGATATAGATCGACTCCTCGAAATGAGAAACTCCTGTCTGCGTGAAAGCCACCACGTAAAGCGCCACGCTCAAAAGCAACGGAACCGCATCGCGCAAGAACGCTTGCGGCATGCCTATCGGACGTTCCGTCTTCGCGTCCACCACACGGATCCCGCATTTCAGCTTGCCGATGGTCCCGCCGAAATTGCCGTGGAAGTAGATCGAGTATCCGTAAAAGAAGAGCGTGACGAACACGTTGACCGTTATGTAGGCCGCGGGCAGCACGTCGTAAATGATTACCGGAAGCAAGCTGGTGACCGGCCACAGGATCGCTCCGTCGATAAAGGGCGATAAAAAACGCGGCCAGAAAGTAGAGTAACGCTCTTCGGGAGCGGCGACTCGGCTTTTGTAGTGATTGTAAACCAGAGCTGCGATGAGAACAACCACAGCGAGGTTGATGAGCATGGAGATCAGGGATTCGGCCATTTTAAAACAAGAGGCTGCAGGGGAACGGATTTTGAGTCGCGGACGGAAAAACGGATACGCGATTGAGCTGGGTGGGCGATCGCCGTATCTGCCGTTGCGCGACAAGATGAGCCAGCTCCGCAAAAGGGGAATTCGCCGAGTCGACTCGTGAGGAAACGCCGAAAGTATTAAGAGTATTTACGGACTGTCAACACAGCTCATTGAGACGAGCCGCTTTTGCGCTCACAGGAGCGTTAGGGCGTGTTCGTGGTTAACCTCAAAGCTGGCAGGAACCTAGGTTCGCTCGCAACTCAGGCCCCACCCTCACAAGCCCCCCCCTCAAAGGTCGCGGGTCAAACGGGTAAGTCCCTTCGCATACTTCTTGAGCTGCTTGTTCGTGGGATGGTCCGCCAGATTCGAAATCATGTCAGCGATCTTAACCTTACTCGCCAACGGATTCGCAGCCACGCGCTCCAAGTACGCATCGTAGTCTTCGCCGGGAGTCTTGCTCAGCAATTCCACCGCCGCGATACACTGCTCTGGTATGCCCGCTTCTTGTAGTTGTTCCTTGGACACATCGCAGTCTTCCAGCACGTCGTGCAACCAAGCGACAACCTGAGCCTCCACGTCTTCGCCCACTCGGCTCGCCACCGCCCGCGGGTGCTCGATGTAGGGAACTTGCCCGTTGCGGCGATATTGGCCGTCGTGGGCTTGAGTGGCGATTCTTTGGGCGGCAACTACGATGTTCGGATCCATGAAGATCACCTTATGCGAGTTCGGCCGAGATGCAACCCTTGCCCTCACGCAAGGCCCCGCGCCGCGAAACGGTTTTGCGCTGCGGTCTGCAGCAAGCTGCAAGCCGAGGCAGAAGAGGCGAGTCGGTTTCTATGGACTGTCTCTCAACCGAAGCGGCCCAGCAACGCTTCGCCCACCGCATCCGCCACCATACGGCCCTCCGGAGTCAGGCGAAGCACATCGCCTTCCCTGAGCGCCTTACCTTCTTCTACCAATTGATCGAAGAAAGCGACCTGACGCAGCGTCCTGCCGAAACGCCGCTCCAAGGCAGCCAGATCGACCCCTTCGTTCATGCGCAAACCGAAAATCAAGGAATCTTCCAAGAGCAAGCCATCGCTCAACTCCGTCCGATCGACCAGCCCGCGCTCGCCCCGTTCCAATCCTGCGAGCCAATCCTTCAGGTCCGGCGTGTTGGTGTGGCGACTTCCCGCCCACTGGCTCGATCCGGACGGACCGACGCCGATCCACTCCGCCATTCGCCAAGTATACACATTATGGAGGCATTGGTGCCCGGGCCGAGCGTAGTTGGAAATTTCATACTGCTGAAATCCTCCGTTCTCCGCCTCCTCCCACATGGCCGTGTAGAAACGGGCCTCGCGGTCCGGGTCGATGGAGACCTTGCCTTGCTGCAACTTGATAAAAAGCGCGGTATCCTCCTCGAAGGTAAGGCAATAGGTGGACAGGTGGTCTGGCTGCAAGGCGAGCGCCCCTCGCACGTCCGCCCGCCATTCTTCCTCGGTTTGCGTTGGAATGGCGAAGATCAAGTCCACGTTCACGGAACGAAACCCGACCTCCCGAATGAGATTGTAGGCCTTGTGGATTTGCTTGAGCGAATGCTGGCGACCCAAGGCCTCGAGCAGACGCTCGTTTAGGCTTTGGATTCCCATGGAAATCCGGGTAACCCCCGCTTCCTTGAGGGCTTCGAGCTTGTCGCGCTTCACCGAGGAGGGCGCCATCTCCACCGTCCACTCCTGAGTCGGCATCCCCAGGGCATCCGTTATGGACGATCCGACTTTCAGCATGTCGGCCGCCGGCAGCAGCCCCGGAGTCCCACCGCCCCAGAACATGGTATCGATTTTTCGGCTACCAACGTCTACCAGCTCCAGCTCCCGCTTCACCCCGTCGATGTAGCTGAGGATTCCCTTGCGATCCGACTGTATCTGATAGAAGCCGCAAAAGTCGCAAGAGGTGGAGCAAAAGGGCACGTGCAGGTAAAGCCCTAACGGCGTTTCCCCGTGCCGCTGCGGCACCTTGTGTTTGCTTTTGCTCACGCTTTGTCCTCCATTTATCTTAAATCGCAACGGACCCGTGAACTATTTGCTTCACCGCAAGTCCGTTATGTGATTGCAATACAGGCATTAATTCACTCTACCAGCCCGAAAACATGGATAAGCGAATTTCCAAAACCAACCGTAGAACCTGGCTCGCGATCGTTCTCGCGCCGATTGCCCTTTTTCTCGCCGGGTGCGACTTGAAGCTCGTCGACCTCACTCCGTCGACCCACAAGGCCAACCCGTCGCGTACCTACTCAATCACCGCCCAGGTTTCCGTAAAGAACAATGCGGTCGTGGAAGGCAGCGTCCGTCCCGAGATCATCATCGACGGCAAGGCCCACTCCATGAGCCGCGTTCCGGGCAGCGATTCCCTTTACGAATACGACTACACCATGCCGCCCGGCCGCGACAAGGCAGCCTACTACCTGCTCGTCCGCTACCAGCGCAAGACCGCCACCGCAGTGGTCTCCAAGGAAATCCCTACCGACGTCAAGACCATCCAAGTCGAGAACCGCTACTCGGTCGAGCTGGAGGTCAATCGCGCTCCTGTCGGCACCCGTATCGCCATCCTTGGACGCGGCTTCACGCGTGACGACAAGGTTATGGTCGGCGGCACGCCAGCGGTCACCCAAGCTGAGAGCTCCACTTCCCTCGCCTTCTACGTCCCCAGCCTCCCTGAAGGGCGCAACTACAACGTAACCGTGCTTGGCCTCAACGGCGAGCTTTCCGCTGGAAGCCTAAGGGTTGACGCCTCCAACATTCGCGTATCCCCTGGCAGCCTCAGCCTCCGCAAGGGCCAACGCGGCATCCTGGCTTTCTCCATCCCGACCGAAGCCCCTCCGGGCGGCCTCGCCGTAACCGTCACCACCGACGTGCCTGACAGCGTGATCATGCCAGAGGTGGTCATCCCAGCCGGCCAACGCTCCACCAGCATCCGCGTGGAAGGCGGCGAACCCGGCTCCGGCAACCTCTACGTCGAGCTCGGCGGCTACTCGGACGTGGTGATCCCCATCACCGTCACCAACTAGCCGACACCCCGTAACGCTTTTCCAAGCCCCGCCAGCCCAGCAGCTGCGGGGCTTTTTCGCGTCTGGAGGGACGACTGCCACGTCGTCCGCGCTGCAAAAGGCGACTTCACATCCATCCCCATCATATCCAATCCAGCCGCCCGCGGAACGGCCAGCCCACCTCTTCCGGACGTTCAAACAGCGACCCCGAACTCCTTTTCCCAAAAAATTCCCTTCCCCTCTCATCCTCCATCCCTCAGCCTTCCAGCTTCTTAAACATAGGGGAGTCCCACGCGTGGGGCCGAGACAGGAAGACGTGCGCTTCCCATACCCTTCGAACCTGATACGGGTCATGCCGTCGAAGGGAATGTCTCCTCCGTTCAAGCGGAGCGCCTCCCCTCTCTGACATGGCCTGAGACTTCAACCGCTCATTCTTTTCGAAACCATGTCAGACACACAAAACAACGCCTCCTCGACCTTCGAGCCCCTCCCGAACTCCCGCCGCATCTACATCGCCGGTTCCCGCGACGACATCCGCGTCCCCATGCGCGAGATTACGCTCAACGACACCCGCAAGCCCGACGGCTCCACCGAGCCCAACGGGCCCGTGCGCGTCTACGACTGCTCCGGCCCCTGGGGCGACCCCGACTACCACCGCGACGTGGAAAAGGGCCTGCCCGAAATCCGCCGCCAATGGATCCTCGAGCGCGGCGACGTCGAGGAGTACCAAGGCCGCGAGCTCAAGGCCGCCGACGACGGCTACCTCTCCGACGTGCACCGCTCCAAGGCCGAAGAATCCGGCAAGCTCAAGCGTTTCGACAACTCCCAGAGAAAGCCCCTCCGGGCCAGCAAGGGCACGCCCGTCACCCAGCTGCACTACGCCCGCCAAGGGATCATTACTCCGGAAATGGAGTTCGTCGCCATCCGCGAGAACGCCAAGCTGCAAAACGCCAAGGAGTCGCTCAAGATGAACGCCAACGCCCCGCGCAACTCCCTGCTCAAGCAGCATCCGGGCAACCCATGGGGCGCCAATATCCCCGACGAAATCACCCCCGAGTTCGTACGCGACGAGGTCGCCCGCGGACGCGCCATCATTCCAGCCAACGTCAACCACACCGAGCTGGAGCCCATGATCATCGGCCGCAACTTCCTCGTGAAGATCAACGCCAACATCGGCAACTCCGCCATCGCCTCCTCCATCGAAGAGGAAGTCGAAAAGATGCGCTGGGCCACCAAGTGGGGCGGCGACACCGTGATGGACCTCTCCACCGGCAAGAACATCCACCAAACCCGCGAGTGGATCCTGCGCAACTCCCCCGTGCCCATCGGCACCGTGCCCATCTACCAAGCCCTCGAAAAGGTCAACGGCAAGGCCGAGGACCTCACCTGGGAAATCTACCGCGACACCCTCATCGAGCAATGCGAGCAAGGCGTCGACTACTTCACCATCCACGCCGGCGTCCTCCTGCGCTTCATCCCGCAAACCGCCCAGCGCATGACCGGCATCGTCTCCCGCGGCGGTTCCATCATGGCCAAGTGGTGCCTCAGCCACCACAAGGAAAACTTCCTCTACACGCATTGGGACGATATCTGCGACATCTGCGCCGCCTACGACGTTTCCTTCTCCATCGGCGACGGCCTCCGTCCCGGCTCCATCGCCGACGCCAACGACTACCCGCAGTTCGCCGAGCTCGAGGTACAAGGCGACCTCACCAAGCGCGCTTGGGCCAAGGGCTGCCAAGTCATGAACGAAGGCCCCGGCCACGTACCTATGCACATGATTCAGGAGAACATGGAGAAGCAGCTCGAGTGGTGCCACGAAGCCCCCTTCTACACGCTCGGCCCGCTTACCACCGACGTGGCTCCCGGCTACGACCACATCACCTCCGGCATCGGCGCCGCCATGATCGGCTGGTACGGCTGCGCCATGCTCTGCTACGTCACGCCCAAGGAACACCTTGGCCTGCCCAACAAGGACGACGTGAAGTATGGAGTCATCACCTACAAGATCGCCGCCCACGCCGCCGACCTCGCCAAGGGCCACCCCGCGGCCCAGTACCGCGACAACGCCCTCTCCAAGGCTCGTTTCGAATTCCGTTGGGAAGACCAATTCGCGCTCAGCCTCGATCCAGAGACTGCGATGAAGTTCCACGACGAAACCCTGCCGCAAGACGCTGCCAAGACCGCTCACTTCTGCTCCATGTGCGGACCCAACTTCTGCTCCATGAAGATCACCGACGACGTGCGCAAGTACGCCGAAGAGCAAGGTATGGAAACGCCTGACGAAGCCCTCGCGGCCGGCATGGAGGAAAAGTCCAAGCAGTTCCGCGAAAGCGGCGGCGAAGTCTACCAATAGTAGGAGCGACCTTGGTCGCGATTCCCTTGCAGGATCCCGTAGAAAGTGGCCTCGCGCCGCGATAAGCCAATCAAACTGTGGGAGCACGCTCGTCACGCGATAAAGGTAGGGCCCGCTGTCCCAGCGGGCAGAATGGAAATCAGTGGGGCGACCGCCGACCCAGCGGTTGCCTCTTCGAGTACCTTACAACGAAGCAAAAGTACGCCTCCACCAGAAACGCCCCTCGTATCATCCTTCATTCGCTCCTTGACTAAGGTGCACTCTAGTGCAACTCTTGTAAGCGAGGCTTATGAATTCCCCGACCTATATCCTGATCTCGCTTCTCTTGCTCGTTTCGCTCGCAGTGTCTGGCTGCCAGGAGCAAACCGCGCCCACCGAAGAGGTTGCCGGGCAGCCTCGCGTTGCCATCCAGCAGGGAGTCCTCCTAGTCGAAGGCAAACCGTTCGACATAAAAGGAATCTGCTGGAACCCCATACCGAAGGGACAGCGCCACCCGGAAGGCTTGGCCTACCGTACCGGAGGCGTCGCCTACGATTTGTCGTTTGTCGAGCGCGACCTGAAGCTGATTGCAGCCGCTGGCTTCAACACGCTGC of Pelagicoccus enzymogenes contains these proteins:
- the thiC gene encoding phosphomethylpyrimidine synthase ThiC, which gives rise to MSDTQNNASSTFEPLPNSRRIYIAGSRDDIRVPMREITLNDTRKPDGSTEPNGPVRVYDCSGPWGDPDYHRDVEKGLPEIRRQWILERGDVEEYQGRELKAADDGYLSDVHRSKAEESGKLKRFDNSQRKPLRASKGTPVTQLHYARQGIITPEMEFVAIRENAKLQNAKESLKMNANAPRNSLLKQHPGNPWGANIPDEITPEFVRDEVARGRAIIPANVNHTELEPMIIGRNFLVKINANIGNSAIASSIEEEVEKMRWATKWGGDTVMDLSTGKNIHQTREWILRNSPVPIGTVPIYQALEKVNGKAEDLTWEIYRDTLIEQCEQGVDYFTIHAGVLLRFIPQTAQRMTGIVSRGGSIMAKWCLSHHKENFLYTHWDDICDICAAYDVSFSIGDGLRPGSIADANDYPQFAELEVQGDLTKRAWAKGCQVMNEGPGHVPMHMIQENMEKQLEWCHEAPFYTLGPLTTDVAPGYDHITSGIGAAMIGWYGCAMLCYVTPKEHLGLPNKDDVKYGVITYKIAAHAADLAKGHPAAQYRDNALSKARFEFRWEDQFALSLDPETAMKFHDETLPQDAAKTAHFCSMCGPNFCSMKITDDVRKYAEEQGMETPDEALAAGMEEKSKQFRESGGEVYQ
- a CDS encoding GTP pyrophosphokinase, with translation MDPNIVVAAQRIATQAHDGQYRRNGQVPYIEHPRAVASRVGEDVEAQVVAWLHDVLEDCDVSKEQLQEAGIPEQCIAAVELLSKTPGEDYDAYLERVAANPLASKVKIADMISNLADHPTNKQLKKYAKGLTRLTRDL
- a CDS encoding IPT/TIG domain-containing protein, with amino-acid sequence MDKRISKTNRRTWLAIVLAPIALFLAGCDLKLVDLTPSTHKANPSRTYSITAQVSVKNNAVVEGSVRPEIIIDGKAHSMSRVPGSDSLYEYDYTMPPGRDKAAYYLLVRYQRKTATAVVSKEIPTDVKTIQVENRYSVELEVNRAPVGTRIAILGRGFTRDDKVMVGGTPAVTQAESSTSLAFYVPSLPEGRNYNVTVLGLNGELSAGSLRVDASNIRVSPGSLSLRKGQRGILAFSIPTEAPPGGLAVTVTTDVPDSVIMPEVVIPAGQRSTSIRVEGGEPGSGNLYVELGGYSDVVIPITVTN
- a CDS encoding PLD nuclease N-terminal domain-containing protein, encoding MRSADPLLLLTNVGIAEIFVLLILGGLLALMLTALVSCLRNPKLSSVHKLLWVTGIFLFPFLGSAIYLLVRPESREPGASRELPKS
- the hemW gene encoding radical SAM family heme chaperone HemW; amino-acid sequence: MSKSKHKVPQRHGETPLGLYLHVPFCSTSCDFCGFYQIQSDRKGILSYIDGVKRELELVDVGSRKIDTMFWGGGTPGLLPAADMLKVGSSITDALGMPTQEWTVEMAPSSVKRDKLEALKEAGVTRISMGIQSLNERLLEALGRQHSLKQIHKAYNLIREVGFRSVNVDLIFAIPTQTEEEWRADVRGALALQPDHLSTYCLTFEEDTALFIKLQQGKVSIDPDREARFYTAMWEEAENGGFQQYEISNYARPGHQCLHNVYTWRMAEWIGVGPSGSSQWAGSRHTNTPDLKDWLAGLERGERGLVDRTELSDGLLLEDSLIFGLRMNEGVDLAALERRFGRTLRQVAFFDQLVEEGKALREGDVLRLTPEGRMVADAVGEALLGRFG
- a CDS encoding RDD family protein; its protein translation is MAESLISMLINLAVVVLIAALVYNHYKSRVAAPEERYSTFWPRFLSPFIDGAILWPVTSLLPVIIYDVLPAAYITVNVFVTLFFYGYSIYFHGNFGGTIGKLKCGIRVVDAKTERPIGMPQAFLRDAVPLLLSVALYVVAFTQTGVSHFEESIYISWVPMVMGLWFLAEIVTMLTNDKRRALHDFIAGTVVIRPTPEELDIKRESRLEQAS